The following are from one region of the Candidatus Omnitrophota bacterium genome:
- a CDS encoding helix-turn-helix domain-containing protein, protein MAEEKLLTVRDVSILLGLNEKEILDLTESGAIPAYNIGGVYLRFKKNQVEEFRKKFRGQQRAQHKFSVQDRVFDFFYFGDFYIISAIAIITALYFIFR, encoded by the coding sequence ATGGCGGAAGAAAAGCTGTTAACGGTGCGCGATGTTTCGATACTCCTCGGGTTGAATGAAAAAGAAATACTTGACCTGACTGAAAGCGGGGCCATACCGGCATATAATATCGGCGGGGTATACCTGCGTTTTAAAAAAAACCAGGTGGAGGAATTCCGCAAAAAATTCCGCGGGCAGCAGCGAGCGCAACACAAATTCTCCGTTCAAGACAGGGTCTTCGATTTTTTCTACTTCGGGGACTTTTATATCATTTCGGCAATAGCCATAATCACAGCGCTTTACTTTATTTTCCGCTGA
- a CDS encoding diacylglycerol kinase family protein — protein sequence MKVFRRIFKFHGFQESLRIAIKGLGYLFLYHRNMRIIFLCGITALLAGIYFRLKGIELAALCITITLVFMAEMFNTAIETMLDVSKQRYHTLIKLVKDISAAVVLIASFNAIAVGFILFARRISVFF from the coding sequence ATGAAAGTATTCCGGCGAATATTCAAATTCCACGGGTTCCAGGAAAGCCTGCGCATCGCGATAAAAGGGCTGGGATATCTTTTCCTTTACCACCGCAACATGCGCATAATCTTCCTTTGCGGGATAACCGCGCTGCTGGCAGGCATTTATTTCCGCCTCAAAGGTATTGAACTGGCCGCATTATGCATAACCATTACCCTGGTATTTATGGCCGAGATGTTCAATACGGCGATAGAAACAATGCTGGATGTTTCCAAGCAACGATACCACACATTGATAAAACTGGTAAAAGACATCTCCGCGGCCGTAGTGCTAATAGCCTCATTTAACGCCATAGCCGTCGGATTTATCCTGTTCGCCCGCCGCATATCCGTTTTTTTCTGA